gagtgaatatatgattaaaattgggaaggacaatgtcctagagagtgactatatGATTAAAAgtgggcaggacaatgtcctagagagtgactatatGATTAAAAGTgggcaggaaaatgtcctagagagcGACTATTTGATTAAAATTGggtaggaaaatgtcctagagagtgactatatgattaaaattgggcaggacaatgtcctagagagtgaatatatgattaaaagtgggaaggacaatgtcctagagagtgactatatGATTAAAAGtgggtaggacaatgtcctagagagtgactatatGATTAAAAGcgggtaggacaatgtcctagagagtgactatatgattaaaattgggtaggacaatgtcctagagagtgactatatGATTAATAcctaagcccactctccatccagctaggaccagggaggaacaggcaatggttgatgatgactcagcaggtatgcaAATAGGTTCCTCCAAACACCGCATCCTTATCTCACTatgatggtgaagttacagacaccaCTTGAAACTATCTACTTTAAGCTgggcttgaactcccgtccaactgaTTGTCAGGCAGTGATGTTTCCACCAGGCCAGTCTAAAACTAAGACTGGTATTTCAAACATCTTGTCAGTCGTTTTCGAAACCTCGAGTTAGGCTTGAACACCCGTCCAACTGATTGTCAGGCAGCAATGTTTCTACTAGGCTAGTCTAAAACTGGTATTTCAAACATCTTGTCACTCGTTTTTCTTtcgaaaacaataaaaagttgtttatatttctatatttcaaataattatctAGAATTGTCACTGTCAACTTTTTTCATTCGGAccttttcaattttttcattcGACCATTTAAGTGTTATGCCTGAATGTCATCAAATTAAGTAACGTACAGCTGTTGTCTCTCATTAGGTCTGCTCCTGGTTCTCTCATTCTGTTTGCATGCAGTTTTACTTTGCCTAATTGGAGAAAGCTAAAAGTTTTAACAACATCAGTACCACCAGCAATTAGATGATGAAATGTGCTCGAAACAAAATTGAAGTACATAAAAgaacaataaattcaaaatataatgaGAGACTGGTCATTTCAGGATTCTTTTGTAGTTTACGTTGTTTCAAAAAGCTTTTGAAGCTGCAATTCTTCAGCAAATATACTTCAACTGAAGAGTCAAGAGTCATTTACCAGGAGAAACACGTAAtgctttttatgtttatttgatcTTCGTATACAAGTGATTGTTAATGTTAGCAATGTAAATATTGTATGCCAGAATAGACTCTGTGGAACAGATGGAGGGATGTGGTGTTGAGGGATAtagtgaggagggatatggtgaGGAGGGATATAGTGAGGAGGGATAGTGAGGATGGATGTGGTTAGGAGAGATATGGTGCGGAGGGATACGGTGTGGCGGGATACTGTGAGGAGTGATatggtgtggaggaatatagtgaggagggatacggtgaggagggatacggtgtggcgggttactgtgaggagggatatggtgtggaggaatatagtgaggagggatacggtgaggagggatacggtgtggcgggttactgtgaggagggatatggtgtggaggaatatagtgtggaggaatatagtgaggagggatacggtgaggagggatacggtgtggcgggttactgtgaggagggatatggtgtggaggaatatagtgtggaggaatatagtgtggagggatacggtgaggagggatacggtgtggcgggttactgtgaggagggatatggtgtggaggaatatagtgaggagggatacggtgaggagggatacggtgtggcgggttactgtgaggagggatatggtgtggaggaatatagtgaggagggatacggtgaggagggatacggtgtggcgggttactgtgaggagggatatggtgtggaggaatatagtgtgAAGGAATATAGTGAGGAGGGATAcggtgaggagggatacggtgtggcgggttactgtgaggagggatatggtgtggaggaatatagtgaggagggatacggtgaggagggatacggtgtggcgggttactgtgaggagggatatggtgtggaggaatatagtgtggaggaatatagtgaggagggatacggtaaggagggatacggtgtggcgggttactgtgaggagggatatggtgtggaagaatatagtgaggagggatacggtgaggagggatacggtgtggcgggttactgtgaggagggatatggtgtggaggaatatagtgtggaggaatatagtgaggagggatacggtgaggagggatacggtgtggtgggttactgtgaggagggatatggtgtggaggaatatagtgaggagggatacggtgaggagggatacggtgtggcgggttactgtgaggagggatatggtgtggaggaatatagtgaggagggatacggtgaggagggatacggtgtggcgggttactgtgaggagggatatggtgtggaggaatatagtgtggagggatacggtgaggagggatacggtgtggcgggttactgtgaggagggatatagtgaggagggatacggtgaggagggatacggtgtggcgggttactgtgaggagggatatggtgtggaggaatatagtgtggaggaatatagtgaggagggatacggtgaggagggatacggtgtggcgggttactgtgaggagggatatggtgtggaggaatatagtgaggagggatacggtgtggcgggttactgtgaggagggatatggtgtggaggaatatagtgtggaggaatatagtgaggagggatacggtgaggagggatacggtgtggcgggttactgtgaggagggatatggtgtggcgggttactgtgaggagggatatggtgtggaggaatatagtgtggaggaatatagtgtggagggatacggtgaggagggatacggtgtggcgggttactgtgaggagggatatggtgtggaggaatatagtgaggagggatacggtgaggagggatatggtgtggcgggttactgtgaggagggatatggtgtggcgggttactgtgaggagggatatggtgtggaggaatatagtgtggaggaatatagtgtggagggatacggtgaggagggatacggtgtggcgggttactgtgaggagggatatggtgtggaggaatatagtgaggagggatacggtgaggagggatacggtgtggcgggttactgtgaggagggatatggtgtggaggaatatagtgaggagggatacggtgaggagggatacggtgtggcgggttactgtgaggagggatatggtgtggaggaatatagtgtggaggaatatagtgaggagggatacggtgtggcgggttactgtgaggagggatatggtgtggaggaatatagtgtggaggaatatagtgaggagggatacggtgaggagggatacggtgtggcgggttactgtgaggagggatatggtgtggcgggttactgtgaggagggatatggtgtggaggaatatagtgtggagggatacggtgaggagggatacggtgtggcgggttactgtgaggagggatatggtgtggaggaatatagtgtggaggaatatagtgtggagggatacggtgaggagggatacggtgtggcgggttactgtgaggagggatatggtgtggaggaatatagtgaggagggatacggtgaggagggatacggtgtggcgggttactgtgaggagggatatggtgtggaggaatatagtgtggaggaatatagtgtggagggatacggtgaggagggatacggtgtggcgggttactgtgaggagggatatggtgtggaggaatatagtgtgGAGGAATATAATGTGGAGGGATAcggtgaggagggatacggtgtggcgggttactgtgaggagggatatggtgtggaggaatatagtgtggaggaatatagtgtgGAGGGATATAGTGTGGAGGGATAcggtgaggagggatacggtgtggcgggttactgtgaggagggatatggtgtggaggaatatagtgaggagggatacggtgaggagggatacggtgtggcgggttactgtgaggagggatatggtgtggaggaatatagtgtggaggaatacggtgaggagggatacggtgtggcgggttactgtgaggagggatatggtgtggaggaatatagtgaggagggatacggtgaggagggatacggtgtggcgggttactgtgaggagggatatggtgtggaggaatatagtgtggaggaatatagtgtggagggatacggtgaggagggatacggtgtggcgggttactgtgaggagggatatggtgtggcgggttactgtgaggagggatatggtgtggaggaatatagtgtggaggaatatagtgtggagggatacggtgaggagggatacggtgtggcgggttactgtgaggagggatatggtgtggaggaatatagtgtggaggaatatagtgtggagggatacggtgaggagggatacggtgtggcgggttactgtgaggagggatatggtgtggaggaatatagtgtggaggaatatagtgtggagggatacggtgaggagggatacggtgtggcgggttactgtgaggagggatatggtgtggcgggttactgtgaggagggatatggtgtggaggaatatagtgtggaggaatatagtgtggagggatacggtgaggagggatacggtgtggcgggttactgtgaggagggatatggtgtggaggaatatagtgtgGAGGAATATTGTGTGGAGGGATAcggtgaggagggatacggtgtggcgggttactgtgaggagggatatggtgtggaggaatatagtgaggagggatacggtgaggagggatacggtgtggcgggttactgtgaggagggatatggtgtggaggaatatagtgtggaggaatatagtgtggagggatacggtgaggagggatacggtgtggcgggttactgtgaggagggatatggtgtggcgggttactgtgaggagggatatggtgtggaggaatatagtgtggaggaatatagtgtggagggatacggtgaggagggatacggtgtggcgggttactgtgaggagggatatggtgtggaggaatatagtgtggaggaatatagtgtggagggatacggtgaggagggatacggtgtggcgggttactgtgaggagggatatggtgtggaggaatatagtgtggaggaatatagtgtggagggatacggtgaggagggatacggtgtggcgggttactgtgaggagggatatggtgtggcgggttactgtgaggagggatatggtgtggaggaatatagtgtggagggatacggtgaggagggatacggtgtggcgggttactgtgaggagggatatggtgtggaggaatatagtgaggagggatacggtgaggagggatacggtgtggcgggttactgtgaggagggatatggtgtggaggaatatagtgtggagggatacggtgaggagggatacggtgtggcgggttactgtgaggagggatatggtgtggaggaatatagcgaggagggatacggtgaggagggatacggtgtggcgggttactgtgaggagggatatggtgtggaggaatatagtgaggagggatacggtgaggagggatacggtgtggcgggttactgtgaggagggatatggtgtggaggaatatagtgtggaggaatatagtgaggagggatacggtgaggagggatacggtgtggcgggttactgtgaggagggatatggtgtggaggaatatagtgtggaggaatatagtgaggagggatacggtgaggagggatacggtgtggcgggttactgtgaggagggatatggtgtggcgggttactgtgaggagggatatggtgtggaggaatatagtgtggaggaatatagtgtggagggatacggtgaggagggatacggtgtggcgggttactgtgaggagggatatggtgtggaggaatatagtgtggaggaatatagtgtggagggatacggtgaggagggatacggtgtggcgggttactgtgaggagggatatggtgtggaggaatatagtgtggaggaatatagtgtggagggatacggtgaggagggatacggtgtggcgggttactgtgaggagggatatggtgtggaggaatatagtgtggaggaatatagtgtggagggatacggtgaggagggatacggtgtggcgggttactgtgaggagggatatggtgtggaggaatatagtgaggagggatacggtgaggagggatatggtgtggcgggttactgtgaggagggatatggtgtggaggaatatagtgaggagggatacggtgaggagggatacggtgtggcgggttactgtgaggagggatatggtgtggaggaatatagtgtggagggatacggtgaggagggatacggtgtggcgggttactgtgaggagggatatggtgtggaggaatatagtgtggaggaatatagtgaggagggatacggtgaggagggatacggtgtggcgggttactgtgaggagggatatggtgtggaggaatatagtgtggaggaatatagtgaggagggatacggtgaggagggatacggtgtggcgggttactgtgaggagggatatggtgtggaggaatatagtgtggaggaatatagtgaggagggatacggtgaggagggatacggtgtggcgggttactgtgaggagggatatggtgtggaggaatatagtgtggaggaatatagtgaggagggatacggtgaggagggatacggtgtggcgggttactgtgaggagggatatggtgtggcgggttactgtgaggagggatatggtgtggaggaatatagtgtggaggaatatagtgaggagggatacggtgaggagggatacggtgtggcgggttactgtgaggagggatatggtgtggaggaatatagtgtggaggaatatagtgaggagggatacggtgaggagggatacggtgtggcgggttactgtgaggagggatatggtgtggaggaatatagtgtggaggaatatagtgaggagggatacggtgaggagggatacggtgtggcgggttactgtgaggagggatatggtgtggcgggttactgtgaggagggatatggtgtggaggaatatagtgtggaggaatatagtgtggagggatacggtgaggagggatacggtgtggcgggttactgtgaggagggatatggtgtggaggaatatagtgaggagggatacggtgaggagggatacggtgtggcgggttactgtgaggagggatatggtgtggaggaatatagtgtgGAGGAATATAGTGAGGAGGGATACGGTGAGGAGGGATATGATGAGAAGGAATATAGTGAGGAGGGATTTGGTTAAGATGGATATGATGTGGAGGTATAtagtgaggagggatatggtgaGAATGGGTATGGTGAGAATAGCTATGGTGTGGGGGGATATGGTGAAAAAGGATATAGTGAGGAGGGGATATAGTGAGGAGGGGATAtagtgaggagggatatggtgaGAAGGGAtatggtgaggagggatatggtgtggAGGGATATGGTGAGAATGGGTATGGTGAGAATAGCTATGGTGTGGGGGGATATGGTGAAAAAGGATATAGTGAGGAGGGGATAtagtgaggagggatatggtgaggagggatatggtgtggAGGGATATGGTGTCGAGGGATATGagtgaggagggatatggtgtaGGGGGAAAAGGTGAGGATGGTTGTGCTGAGGAGGGATATAGTGAGGAGATATATGTTGAGGAAGGAAAGGGTGAGAAGGGATATGACTCCTTTCCAGTGACCTTTAAGCCCCATATATGAATCTACCTTTCTCTATTTTGTTTGCATTCAAAACACCTGTGAAAATATTAAATGCCATCTTTTCTACATTCTTTAAccatatcttcattatttttctatgACTCGATACTATGATATTCTTTAACCATATCTTGATTAATTTTCTATTAGGTAATAAAATTGTCATATTCTATTACATTATTGCCAAATCTCAACCTCaaccatttttgtttttatttggagCAATCTTTTCCTAAATAGACTAAAATCAAAAGATACCACTGACTGCCATTAATTCATATCACTAATCATTATATTCATTTCTACATCAATGTTTGCTATTGAATTCGTGAACAATATCTTGACTCTCCTACGTCCATTCCAGAGTCCCCAATaaattttattattccatttcCAGAATTCACTCTTCTCTCCTTGATATATATTTGGATAAAACTGACTTCCAACTTTCCTCACTTCATACCAATTCcaacttttccacttatctcttcAACTTCTCTTTGTCGTCACCTGTCAGTGCCTTTTTATCTTGAAATCTTCGGCGAGTGATTCCgatatttctcttattttcaccTTCTGGGTATTACATTCAACCGTGTTTCTAATTATAGAATAA
This genomic stretch from Palaemon carinicauda isolate YSFRI2023 chromosome 12, ASM3689809v2, whole genome shotgun sequence harbors:
- the LOC137651158 gene encoding shematrin-like protein 1 — translated: MDVVRRDMVRRDTVWRDTVRSDMVWRNIVRRDTGYGVAGYCEEGYGVEEYSVEEYNVEGYGEEGYGVAGYCEEGYGVEEYSVEEYSVEGYSVEGYGEEGYGVAGYCEEGYGGYGVAGYCEEGYGVEEYSVEEYCVEGYGEEGYGVAGYCEEGYGVEEYRDIVRRGYSEEGYGEKGYGEEGYGVEGYGENGYGENSYGVGGYGEKGYSEEGI